One region of Culex pipiens pallens isolate TS chromosome 2, TS_CPP_V2, whole genome shotgun sequence genomic DNA includes:
- the LOC120422966 gene encoding carbonic anhydrase 7-like, translating to MSDVTSSSESLSPKPQSPVSGSKIDLEPCNLIASLAAKESQLPSPIDINIIHAERIELPKLQWHHYEDIPSKIKMTNTGETVILSAKWPNDVRPYLTGGSLEGRYVFSQLHFHWGNSAVDGSEHTIDGAFLPLELHVVHFSDEYETQEEALQNIGGVLSLVYFFNLKSSPNKFLDPVLTNLKEITFPDTRFKPTPFPIVDLFHTFTDDYFLYYGSTKAESRSHPILWLISRTQECIDFDQLVQFRVLLDQRLRVIQREAPPEVAPLGERHLFHVNPPTPYCNSTLSVLPHPKYRPDQRWLVDRMQIEVGAPGGCQEFVRLLREEMEKKREGEGSEDFEGQI from the coding sequence ATGTCAGACGTCACATCCTCCAGCGAATCTCTTTCTCCGAAACCACAATCCCCAGTTAGTGGATCCAAAATCGATCTCGAACCATGTAACCTGATTGCATCCCTGGCAGCCAAAGAGTCCCAGCTACCCTCACCCATCGATATCAACATCATCCACGCGGAAAGAATTGAACTTCCGAAGCTGCAATGGCATCACTACGAAGATATCCCTTCCAAAATCAAGATGACCAACACCGGTGAAACCGTGATCCTCAGCGCCAAGTGGCCCAACGATGTCCGTCCCTATCTTACCGGTGGCTCCCTCGAGGGTCGTTACGTGTTCTCCCAGCTGCACTTCCACTGGGGCAACTCAGCCGTCGACGGAAGCGAACACACCATCGACGGAGCGTTCCTTCCCCTAGAGTTACACGTGGTTCACTTCAGCGATGAGTACGAAACCCAAGAAGAGGCGCTCCAGAACATCGGTGGAGTCCTCTCTCTGGTCTACTTCTTCAACCTAAAGTCCTCCCCGAACAAGTTTCTCGATCCAGTCCtcacaaatttaaaagaaatcacCTTCCCGGACACCCGCTTCAAACCAACCCCCTTCCCGATCGTCGACCTGTTCCACACCTTCACCGACGACTACTTTCTGTACTATGGATCAACCAAGGCCGAGTCCCGCAGTCATCCAATCCTGTGGCTCATCTCCCGCACCCAGGAGTGCATCGACTTTGACCAGCTGGTGCAGTTCCGGGTGCTGCTGGACCAACGACTACGCGTCATTCAGCGGGAGGCACCGCCCGAGGTGGCCCCACTTGGGGAGCGCCACCTGTTCCACGTGAATCCACCGACTCCGTACTGCAACTCGACGCTGTCGGTgctgccccatcccaagtatcGGCCCGATCAACGCTGGCTGGTTGACCGGATGCAGATCGAGGTTGGAGCGCCCGGAGGATGTCAAGAGTTTGTGAGGCTGCTAAGGGAAGAGATGGAGAAGAAGAGGGAGGGTGAGGGGAGCGAGGATTTTGAGGGGCAGATATAG
- the LOC120422950 gene encoding uncharacterized protein LOC120422950 — protein sequence MSVNAIFSLSSMVQFGVVMRKGFSRQFNCLMIGFILVIFCISTVYANVKGQKHQGAKVQFFNFNPIAGTYDYGYVTNETGQFHHENRGSDGVTVGCYGYVENSGRLRVTHYVSDIRGYRVVRPSRPVKLYVSARNSDPETYDDDRDSIIRTEYRPWSSLFSARGCEHSLSRPTRPVTTTTRRPTRPQITARPPITIILNGTITGLDEESPPPSGKPEQDGAAGSLVEGLLGGTDLDLDLNLDQPSESDQSSDGNQPEQDLPLVGGVLGGLLGGGSSGQSGNPDEGGEPDQQGALTPVVGGLVDGLLGGTDLELDLNLDQPQEGSQDGQSDTADDQIDQQGALTPVVGGLVDGLLGGTDLELDLNIDQPGESEQPNQDDTVPQDDGLLGGLLGGGSSEQSENPSQPDPPGILTPVVGGLVEGLLGGTDLGLDTNIGRVPSYYLPYLYDIPENVPRIPCGHLDCSKDTFGYLGLTPTVYVSKSLAEMLGLTNLESDSKNGQKIVPMHVLSTNEDGSWIAEIVERTHESQEEFDAVDQ from the exons ATGAGCGTGAACGCAATATTCTCGTTGTCTTCCATGGTCCAGTTCGGCGTCGTCATGCGTAAGGGATTTAGCCGGCAATTTAATTGCCTGATGATTGGTTTCATC CTAGTGATATTCTGCATCTCTACTGTCTACGCGAATGTTAAAGGTCAAAAGCATCAGGGAGCCAAAGTGCAGTTCTTCAATTTCAACCCAATAGCTG GAACCTACGACTACGGCTACGTAACGAATGAAACCGGCCAGTTTCACCACGAGAACCGCGGCTCGGACGGTGTAACCGTCGGATGTTACGGCTACGTCGAGAACTCCGGCCGGCTTAGAGTCACGCACTACGTCTCAGATATTCGCGGCTACCGGGTGGTCCGACCCAGCCGTCCCGTCAAGCTGTATGTGTCTGCTAGGAATTCAGACCCCGAAACATACGACGACGATCGGGACAGCATCATTCGGACTGAGTATCGACCGTGGAGTAGCTTGTTTTCGGCACGGGGTTGTGAACACTCGCTATCGCGACCAACGAGACCTGTTACGACAACTACGAGGAGACCGACGCGACCGCAGATCACGGCACGACCTCCGATCACGATCATTCTGAATGGAACAATTACCGGACTTGACGAAGAAAGTCCTCCCCCTAGCGGGAAACCAGAGCAAGACGGTGCTGCTGGAAGTCTCGTGGAGGGTTTGCTGGGAGGAACCGATCTTGATCTGGATTTGAACCTCGATCAACCTAGTGAAAGCGATCAGTCGAGCGATGGAAATCAACCAGAACAAGATTTACCCTTGGTTGGTGGAGTGCTTGGAGGATTACTTGGTGGTGGATCATCGGGACAGTCTGGAAATCCCGATGAAGGTGGCGAACCCGATCAGCAAGGTGCCCTCACTCCCGTGGTTGGAGGGCTTGTGGACGGATTGCTTGGTGGAACGGATCTTGAGCTAGATTTGAACTTGGATCAACCGCAAGAAGGTAGTCAGGATGGACAATCCGACACTGCAGATGATCAAATTGATCAACAGGGAGCTCTGACCCCTGTGGTTGGAGGTCTTGTGGATGGCCTGCTTGGGGGTACGGATCTGGAATTGGATCTGAATATCGATCAACCAGGCGAAAGTGAGCAACCGAATCAGGATGATACCGTACCTCAAGATGATGGATTATTGGGAGGACTATTAGGTGGAGGATCGTCAGAACAATCAGAGAATCCCAGTCAACCAGATCCACCAGGAATTCTGACTCCGGTCGTTGGCGGTTTAGTTGAAGGTTTGCTAGGGGGAACAGATTTGGGTCTTGATACCAACATTGGACGAG TTCCCAGCTACTATTTACCATATTTGTATGATATTCCGGAGAATGTCCCTCGAATCCCCTGCGGGCATTTAGATTGTTCAAAGGATACCTTTGGATATCTGGGTCTAACGCCAACGGTGTATGTGTCAAAATCACTAGCGGAGATGTTGGGACTGACAAACCTTGAAAGCGACTCCAAAAACGGCCAGAAAATTGTCCCGATGCATGTGCTCAGTACGAACGAAGATGGCAGCTGGATTGCGGAGATTGTCGAAAGAACTCACGAATCTCAGGAAGAGTTTGATGCTGTAGATCAATGA
- the LOC120422932 gene encoding uncharacterized protein LOC120422932 translates to MSPIEETYSFGYDIGPNGHFHHENRALDGVTYGCYGHVDPQGKLHATHYLADSRGYRVVQPTRPAVIFIRLPNSRRFRKEVRDWEELSMPAGCGERKTTQSDILGGLLESITPVVGAITDTVTGLVNGTLGGLTGSVGSASGAAAGVATTPAVMLTVPPVSVTTPVSTGTAAAVDNNSTSVASTVSSA, encoded by the exons ATGAGTCCCATTGAAG AAACATACTCCTTCGGCTACGATATCGGCCCAAATGGTCACTTCCACCACGAAAACCGCGCTCTGGACGGCGTAACCTACGGATGTTACGGTCACGTGGATCCCCAAGGAAAGCTTCACGCGACCCACTATCTGGCCGATTCCCGCGGCTATCGTGTGGTTCAACCCACAAGGCCAGCGGTCATTTTCATCAGGCTTCCAAATTCGCGGAGGTTTCGCAAGGAAGTTCGCGATTGGGAGGAGCTGTCGATGCCTGCCGGGTGTGGCGAGAGGAAGACAACGCAAAGCGATATTCTTGGGGGATTGCTGGAAAGTATTACGCCGGTGGTGGGTGCCATTACGGACACCGTAACGGGACTGGTCAACGGAACGTTGGGAGGGTTGACCGGGAGTGTTGGGAGTGCTTCCGGTGCGGCTGCGGGAGTTGCTACCACTCCAGCTGTTATGCTTACAGTTCCACCGGTTAGCGTTACAACTCCGGTTAGTACTGGGACTGCCGCTGCCGTTGATAATAATTCAACGAGTGTTGCGAGCACTGTAAGTTCCGCATGA
- the LOC120422933 gene encoding mucin-2-like, with translation MFQFNGNIQCSWIAIFVTNSDHCVSLSDLRNKICKCSMLRIVAIITIFNAQLDLIFGKDVSERSTTEQSYYQLNPFQNSYHYGYEVGPDGHFHHERRGQDGVTYGCYGHVDPNGKLHVTHYVADSRGYRVVEPNKPVLIYLDDEPDWDGYGSGQRETVRPWTAIFLPRGCGRYGSGEGTDPPELIYRPPGVVSTTVRPASSTTRRTTTTTSRPPWTTRPSNSTPVILTPDPPVQSTSRPSRPPTQASTTRRPISTLSTTKYPTTTRNPSTTTRRSTTSSSYTTGYPMTSTARPKPTVNPTTSTSYPITTTVRPAWTSTTRKTTTTYRTSSTTTRRPETTIPTDTTPVILTPDPPLFSTTRPSRPPTYSTTTTRRPVTTTVDPASTTRYPTSTSKRPPSTTRYPASTTRHPVTNYPTSTTTRSTTRLPTTTTKKPPHTTHYPSSTTRRPMTSSSKPTHTPSQTMKPPVFVTSTVSPRPSSTRTTTKRPVTASSPLPPTTTEDSTGLHLNLTIPKPTNRPGTGPSPTPIPTQPGTPPRCPSPPVYYFVPYQHPAPPGVPSFPCDNCTSNRGYLGLAPVIYIPNELAPQYGLKPIRRNAIININTKPTTTRKPPVTTTAKPTTGNQCPSPKVYYYVPYPYSAPASVPSLSCDGCRSNRGYLGLAPVIYVPSELAPLLGLDPDGRRLSGGGLILEGLPINLNDHIST, from the exons ATGTTTCAGTTTAATGGCAACATCCAATGCAGTTGGATCGCTATATTTGTGACTAATAGTGATCATTGTGTGAGTTTAAGTGATCTCaggaataaaatttgtaaatgttCAATGTTACGAATAGTAGCTATAATTACG ATATTCAACGCCCAACTTGATCTCATATTTGGAAAAGATGTTTCGGAACGCAGCACAACAGAACAATCCTACTATCAGCTAAATCCTTTTCAAA ACAGCTACCACTATGGCTACGAGGTGGGCCCTGACGGTCACTTTCACCACGAGCGTCGTGGCCAGGACGGGGTTACGTACGGATGCTACGGCCACGTGGATCCCAACGGGAAGCTTCACGTGACGCACTACGTAGCCGATTCACGTGGTTACCGGGTGGTTGAGCCGAACAAACCGGTGCTGATTTATCTGGACGATGAACCGGATTGGGATGGTTACGGCTCTGGGCAGCGCGAGACGGTGCGACCTTGGACGGCGATATTCTTGCCAAGGGGTTGTGGCAGATATGGTTCTGGTGAGGGTACTGATCCACCGGAGCTTATTTACCGTCCTCCGGGGGTTGTGAGTACTACCGTGAGACCGGCTTCGAGTACGACGAGAAGAACTACCACGACGACGAGCAGACCACCTTGGACAACAAGACCTTCAAACTCGACACCGGTTATTTTGACACCAGATCCTCCAGTGCAGAGTACTTCGAGACCTAGTAGACCACCAACTCAAGCGTCAACGACTCGAAGACCTATTAGTACTCTATCAACTACTAAATATCCCACCACCACCAGGAATCCTTCAACAACAACTAGGCGTTCTACCACGTCTTCTTCGTACACGACAGGATATCCAATGACTTCTACCGCTCGTCCCAAGCCTACGGTGAATCCCACCACTTCTACGAGCTATCCAATTACCACAACGGTACGACCTGCGTGGACTTCTACAACCCGGAAGACTACAACGACGTACAGAACAAGCAGTACAACAACGCGACGACCCGAAACAACGATACCTACTGACACGACACCAGTTATTTTGACGCCTGATCCTCCATTGTTTAGTACAACAAGACCTAGCAGACCTCCAACATATTCTACCACCACAACGCGAAGACCGGTGACAACAACTGTTGATCCTGCTAGTACAACTAGATATCCTACAAGTACAAGTAAAAGGCCTCCGTCTACGACCAGGTATCCTGCTAGTACTACAAGACATCCTGTTACGAACTATCCAACATCAACTACAACCAGATCTACAACAAGGCTTCCGACAACAACAACGAAAAAGCCACCTCACACTACACATTATCCTTCCTCAACAACAAGACGCCCGATGACCTCTTCCTCAAAACCAACTCATACCCCAAGCCAAACCATGAAACCTCCAGTATTCGTTACCTCAACTGTTTCACCAAGACCTTCGTCGACTAGGACTACCACGAAGCGACCAGTTACGGCTTCTTCTCCGCTACCTCCAACGACAACTG AAGATTCCACTGGACTACATCTCAATCTGACAATTCCCAAGCCAACCAATCGACCCGGAACGGGACCATCACCAACTCCCATCCCAACTCAACCGGGAACTCCCCCGCGCTGTCCGTCACCACCGGTGTACTACTTCGTCCCGTACCAACACCCAGCCCCACCCGGAGTGCCGTCCTTCCCCTGCGACAACTGCACCTCCAACCGAGGCTACCTCGGACTAGCCCCCGTAATCTACATCCCGAACGAACTTGCCCCTCAGTACGGATTGAAGCCGATCCGCCGCAACGCCATTATCAACATCAACACCAAACCGACGACGACCCGGAAGCCTCCTGTGACCACAACGGCCAAACCAACCACTGGGAATCAGTGTCCGTCACCAAAAGTGTACTATTACGTGCCGTATCCGTACTCGGCACCGGCTAGTGTTCCGTCACTGTCGTGTGACGGATGCAGGTCCAACCGTGGCTATCTTGGGCTAGCGCCGGTCATTTACGTGCCAAGCGAGCTGGCACCACTGCTCGGGTTGGATCCGGATGGGAGGAGACTGTCTGGGGGTGGGTTGATTTTGGAAGGATTGCCGATTAATTTGAATGATCATATAAGTACATGA